The genomic region GTCTTGGCAAAGAACCCGGCCATCAAGGGCTCAAGGTGTGTACTATGGCAGCCGGGACACTGCAGCCCGCCCGCGTCATGCTCCTTGAAGGTCAGGATCAGCTCGAACT from Candidatus Methylomirabilis lanthanidiphila harbors:
- a CDS encoding regulatory protein encodes the protein MPVYEFRCEDCGKEFELILTFKEHDAGGLQCPGCHSTHLEPLMAGFFAKTARKS